The genome window TGAACTGGGGATGTATCCCGACCAAAACACTGCTCAACTCTGCCAAGCACTACGTACACGCTAAAGAGGCTCCGGAATTTGGAGTGAATGTCGGCGACGTCAGCTTTGATCTGAAAAAAGTGATGTCCTGGAAACAGGAAGTCATCGAAACGCTGCGTGGCGGGATCGCCGGGCAGATGAAACGCAGCAAGGTGACGGTTCTGAACGGTGAAGCCAAACTGCTCGGTTCCCGCAAGGTGGAAGTGGACGGCACGGTATATGAAGGTACCCATGTTGTAATCGCCACCGGCGGGTCTCCGTTTGTTCCGCCGATTCCGGGAGCGGATCAGCCGCATGTAATGACCAGTAAGGAAATCCTGAGTATCGAAGCGATGCCGAAATCACTGGTCGTGATCGGTGGCGGTGTCATCGGGATCGAGTTCGCCAGCTTCTTCAGCAGTCTCGGCGTCAAAGTGGACATCATCGAGATGCTCGACGAAATTATCCCGTTCATGGATCGCGGGCAGGCAAAACGCTTCCGCGCTGCGCTGAAGGGCAAAGTGGATTTCAACCTCGGCTGCCGCGTAACGGCGATCGATGGACACGACGTCAAATACGTGGACAAAAAAGGTGAAGAAAAATCGATCAATACGGATGTCGTGCTGATGTCGGTCGGCCGTGCGCCGAACCTGACGGGCATGGGCTTTGAGGAGGCCGGTCTCGACTTTGATCGCCGCGGAATTAAAACCGACGAGCAGATGCGCACGAACCTGCCGAACGTTTTTGCGATCGGTGATGTCACCGGTAAATCCCAGCTGGCGCATTCTGCCACACGCATGGGTGAAGTTGCTTTGAACACAATTCTCGGCCGTCCGGACCGCTTCCGTATGAATGCGATTCCGTGGGCGGTTTACTCCATGCCTGAAATCGCCGGATGCGGACTGACCGAAGATCAGGCCAAAGAAGCCGGTTTCGAAGTCGAAACCGCTTCGCTGCCGCTGATGATGAGCGGACGGTTCCTCGCCGAAAACGGCAAGAAAGGTCCCGGTCAGGTCATGGTGGTTAAGGATGCTGAAACCGATGTGCTTCTCGGAGTGCATATGTTCGGCGCCTACAGTTCGGAAATCATCTGGGGCGCAGCCGCAATGATCGAAGCCGAGCTGAGAATTGCCGATATCCAGGAAATTGTTTTCCCTCACCCGACGGTCGGGGAAGTCATTCGTTCAACCATGTTCCAGTTTTAAACAGAATTAAATCAGGAGAATTAAGATGCCAAAAAATCAAGTAGTGTGTCCCAAGGAAACCCGCAAGCCGGGCAAGATCACCTTCAAGCCGATTCCGGTTATGCAGTACAAGCCGGACTACAAAGAAGAGGTGAAAAAATACGGGAAAGCACGTCTGGTCAAAATGTACTACGACATGCTGATGATCCGTGAGTTCGAAACCATGCTTAACCAGATCAAGGTGCAGGGTTCCTACGAAGGAATGGAATACAACCATCCCGGACCGGCCCATCTTTCAATTGGTCAGGAAGCCGCAGCGGTTGGTCAGGCGGTCAACCTCGATACCGACGACTACATCTTCGGTTCCCACCGTTCGCACGGTGAAATTCTCGCTAAATGTCTGTCCGCTGTTTATCAGCTGGAAGACGAAAAGCTGAACTCCATCATGGGAGATTTTCTCGGGGGGTCCACACTCAGCGTGATCAAAGACGGCTCCCACGAAGACGTCAAAGATCTGGCTGAAGACTTCGTTCTCTACGGAACGCTGTCTGAAATTTTTGCCCGTCAGACCGGTTTCAACAAAGGTCTCGGCGGTTCGATGCACGCCTTCTTCATCCCGTTCGGTTCCATGCCCAACAACGCACTCGTCGGCGGTTCCGGTGATGTGTCGGTCGGTTCGGCTCTCTTCAAACTGATCAACCGCAAACCCGGTATCGTGATCGCCAATATTGGTGATGCATCGCTCGGTTGCGGCCCGGTCTGGGAAGGTTTCTGGATGGCTGCCATGGACCAGTACCGTGAGTTGTGGGACGGCGAATTCGGTTCTCCTCCGGTTCTGTTCAACATCATGAACAACCAGTACGGAATGGGTGGTCAGACCCGCGGTGAAACCATGGGGTATGACATGGTTGCCCGTATCGGTGCCGGTATCAACCCGGAACAGATGCACGCAGAACGTGTTGACGGTTACAACCCGCTGGCGGTTGCTGATGCCACTGAGCGTCAGAAGAAAAACCTGCTCGCAGGTAAAGGTCCGGCACTGCTCGACGTCGTGACCTACCGTCTGTCCGGTCACTCTCCGTCCGACGCGTCCTCCTACCGCACCAAAGAGGAAATGGAACTGTGGGAAAGCGTAGACTGCGTAGAATCCTTCGGTGAATATCTGTTCAGCAACAAAGCGCTGACCAAAAAACAGATGGCTGCGATGAAAGAAAAAGTGGTCGCCAAAGTCAGCAAAGCCATGAAACTGGCGATTGACCCGGCGGTTTCTCCGTACACCGACATCAGCCTCATCGAAGACGTGATGTACTCTAACGGCAAAGTCGAAAAATTCGACGACCGCGAGCCGGAAGTGCTCGAGAAAATGGAAGATAATGCCCGCGTGAAACAGCTGAAGCGCAAAGAGCGCTATGCGTTTGATGCGGACGGAAAACCGTTCTCGGCCAACAAGCTCTATACCTACCGTGACGGTATCTTTGAAGCGATGATCCACCGCTTCTACACCGACCCGACCATGGTTGCCTACGGTGAAGAAAACCGCGACTGGGGTGGAGCTTTCGCCTGCTACCGCGGACTGACCGAAGCCATCCCGTACCATCGCCTGTTCAACAGCCCGATTTCCGAAGGCGCCATCGTCGGCTCCGCCTGCGGATACGCCCTGAGCGGCGGTCGCGTCTGCGTTGAGTTGATGTACTGCGACTTCATGGGCCGTGCCGGTGATGAAATCTTCAACCAGATTTCCAAATGGCAGTCCATGTCCGCCGGCATCCTGAAAATGCCGCTGGTTCTGCGTGTTTCCGTCGGTAACAAATACGGCGCGCAGCACTCTCAGGACTGGAGTGCCATGGTTAACCACATTCCGGGACTCAAAGTGTACTACCCGGCGACAACCTGCGATGCCAAAGGTATGCTCAACCTCGCGCTGGCAGGAACCGATCCGGTTGTCTTCTTCGAATCGCAGAAAACCTACGGAATCGGCGAAATGTTCGAAAAAGACGGCGTTCCGGAAGGATACTACGAAACACCGGAAGGCGAACCGGCTGTGCGCATCCCGGGTAAAGACCTGACCATCATCACTGTTGGTCCGGTTCTCTACAGCGGTATGAAAGCGGTTGAAGAGCTGAAAGAAAAGTACGGCCTCGAAGCCGAACTGATCGACCTGCGCTTCATCAACCCGCTCAACTACGACAAGCTGGTTGAGTCCGTGAAGAAAACCGGTCGTGTTGTTCTTGCCTCCGACGCGGTTGAACGCGGAAGCGCCCTGCACAACATCGCCGACAACCTCACCACGCTCTGCTTCGACTACCTCGATGCACCGCCGGTCGTTATCGGTGCCAAAAACTGGATCTCTCCGGCGGCGGAAATGGAAAAAGATTACTACCCGCAGCCGAGCTGGATGATCGACGCAATCCATCAGCGGATTCTTCCGCTGCCGGGTCATGTGCCGACACACAACTACACCACCGGTGAGCTGCTTCGCATCACCCGCAAAGGTGTGTAACAACCAACTGCTTCGTAATGCGTAACCCGGTTGCGCATTACGAAGCACTGAAAGACATGGAATATTGATTATGCAGGAAATCAACAACCACGTTCATTCGACCTATTCGTTCAGTCCCTACGAACCTTCGGAAATCCCCGCCAAGGCCAAAGCGGCCGGGCTGGGAACCGTCGGTATTATGGATCACGATTCCGTCTCCGGCTGCGCCGAGTTTCTCGACGCTGCCCGGGAAACCGGAATCGCGGCCACCGCCGGCTGCGAAGTGCGCGTCAACATGGACGGCACCTCGGTCGAAGGTCGAAAAACCAACAACCCGGACGAGCCGAACATCAGCTACATTGCGTTGCACGGAATTCCGCGGTCTCAGTTTGCGGCCGTCGAAGAATTTTTGAAACCGGTTCATGATGCGCGAATTTGTCGCGATCGCAAGGAGGTTCAAACGCTCAATGGAATTCTTCAGGAGCGCGGCGCGCCGACGCTGGATTTCAATGCGGATGTCGTTTCCATCTCCAAAGCGGAGCAGGGCGGGTCCATTACGGAACGCCATATTCTCTATGCACTGTCCTTGAAGCTGATTAATGCATTTGGAAAAGGCGAGCGACTGGTCGGGTTTGTCGAGGAGCGGATGCAGATTCCAATTCCTGGAAAACTCAAGGAAATGCTGCTCGATCTCGACAATCCGCACTATGCATACGACCTGCTCGGCGTGTTTAAATCCACGCTGGTTCCGGAATTCTTCATTCCGTCGGGGAAAGACGAGTGCCTGAATGTTCAGGACGTGGTTGATTTCGCCAATTCCATCGGCGCGATTCCCGCCTACGCCTATCTCGGCGATGTCGGCGAATCTCCAACCGGCGATAAAAAGGCCGAAAAGTTTGAAGACGACTTTCTCGACGAACTCGTTGCCGAGCTGAAAAAAATCGGCTTCAAAGCCATCACCTACATGCCGCCGCGCAACACCAAAGAACAGATGGTTCGACTGCAGAAACTGTGCAAAGAAAACGAGCTGATGGAAATCAGCGGCGTAGACATCAACAGCTCTCGCCAGAGCTTCAACTGCCCGATTCTGCTCGAGCCGGAATTCAAACATTTAGCTGATGCCGCCTATGCGCTCATCGCCCATGAAAAGCTGGCGTCGGAAGTTCCAAACCTTGGAATTTTCCATCCGGAAAACCCGAACAGTTTCCAAACCCTGGAAGAACGCATTGCATTTTATGCAGACATTGGAAAACGCATGGATCACACCCAGCCCGAAAAGGCGGTCGAACTGATCTAAAAGGAGAGTTATGACGAATTTAGAAATTGCACCGCGTTTGCGCGGACTGACATTTAACGGAGAGAAAGGCGACATTGTCGTCTTTAAAGAATCGATCGAAAACGCGGAAGTCACCTGCGCGGCAGATGAGCTGGCCGAAAAAGTAAAACCCGGCGTGCGCTCCGTGAGCGTTGAAGGCGTGGGCGGTTTTCTGATCGGTGAAGATTATGACGATGCCGTTAACGGCACGGAGAACGCACAGAAACTGACCGGCCGCGCTGCAGTCGTCAGCAACAAAGTCTGCGTCGTGACCGGCGGTGCTCAGGGATTTGGCGAAGGGATCGTGCGCGAGCTGATTGCCAACAACGCGATTGTCTTTATTGCCGACATGAATGTGGAT of Tichowtungia aerotolerans contains these proteins:
- the lpdA gene encoding dihydrolipoyl dehydrogenase; translation: MQPAADGAEYDIIIIGAGPGGYEMAEKAGHHGKRVLLIEKAFLGGVCLNWGCIPTKTLLNSAKHYVHAKEAPEFGVNVGDVSFDLKKVMSWKQEVIETLRGGIAGQMKRSKVTVLNGEAKLLGSRKVEVDGTVYEGTHVVIATGGSPFVPPIPGADQPHVMTSKEILSIEAMPKSLVVIGGGVIGIEFASFFSSLGVKVDIIEMLDEIIPFMDRGQAKRFRAALKGKVDFNLGCRVTAIDGHDVKYVDKKGEEKSINTDVVLMSVGRAPNLTGMGFEEAGLDFDRRGIKTDEQMRTNLPNVFAIGDVTGKSQLAHSATRMGEVALNTILGRPDRFRMNAIPWAVYSMPEIAGCGLTEDQAKEAGFEVETASLPLMMSGRFLAENGKKGPGQVMVVKDAETDVLLGVHMFGAYSSEIIWGAAAMIEAELRIADIQEIVFPHPTVGEVIRSTMFQF
- a CDS encoding alpha-ketoacid dehydrogenase subunit alpha/beta encodes the protein MPKNQVVCPKETRKPGKITFKPIPVMQYKPDYKEEVKKYGKARLVKMYYDMLMIREFETMLNQIKVQGSYEGMEYNHPGPAHLSIGQEAAAVGQAVNLDTDDYIFGSHRSHGEILAKCLSAVYQLEDEKLNSIMGDFLGGSTLSVIKDGSHEDVKDLAEDFVLYGTLSEIFARQTGFNKGLGGSMHAFFIPFGSMPNNALVGGSGDVSVGSALFKLINRKPGIVIANIGDASLGCGPVWEGFWMAAMDQYRELWDGEFGSPPVLFNIMNNQYGMGGQTRGETMGYDMVARIGAGINPEQMHAERVDGYNPLAVADATERQKKNLLAGKGPALLDVVTYRLSGHSPSDASSYRTKEEMELWESVDCVESFGEYLFSNKALTKKQMAAMKEKVVAKVSKAMKLAIDPAVSPYTDISLIEDVMYSNGKVEKFDDREPEVLEKMEDNARVKQLKRKERYAFDADGKPFSANKLYTYRDGIFEAMIHRFYTDPTMVAYGEENRDWGGAFACYRGLTEAIPYHRLFNSPISEGAIVGSACGYALSGGRVCVELMYCDFMGRAGDEIFNQISKWQSMSAGILKMPLVLRVSVGNKYGAQHSQDWSAMVNHIPGLKVYYPATTCDAKGMLNLALAGTDPVVFFESQKTYGIGEMFEKDGVPEGYYETPEGEPAVRIPGKDLTIITVGPVLYSGMKAVEELKEKYGLEAELIDLRFINPLNYDKLVESVKKTGRVVLASDAVERGSALHNIADNLTTLCFDYLDAPPVVIGAKNWISPAAEMEKDYYPQPSWMIDAIHQRILPLPGHVPTHNYTTGELLRITRKGV
- a CDS encoding PHP domain-containing protein gives rise to the protein MQEINNHVHSTYSFSPYEPSEIPAKAKAAGLGTVGIMDHDSVSGCAEFLDAARETGIAATAGCEVRVNMDGTSVEGRKTNNPDEPNISYIALHGIPRSQFAAVEEFLKPVHDARICRDRKEVQTLNGILQERGAPTLDFNADVVSISKAEQGGSITERHILYALSLKLINAFGKGERLVGFVEERMQIPIPGKLKEMLLDLDNPHYAYDLLGVFKSTLVPEFFIPSGKDECLNVQDVVDFANSIGAIPAYAYLGDVGESPTGDKKAEKFEDDFLDELVAELKKIGFKAITYMPPRNTKEQMVRLQKLCKENELMEISGVDINSSRQSFNCPILLEPEFKHLADAAYALIAHEKLASEVPNLGIFHPENPNSFQTLEERIAFYADIGKRMDHTQPEKAVELI